The Cellulophaga lytica DSM 7489 nucleotide sequence TTTTAACTGTTTCCATTTGTTTATTTTTTTGTCGTCTGTTTTTCTTAATTAAAAAGTCCTTTTCTGTTTCAGGATTCTGTTTTCGCAAACTTGCTAATGCATTAAAGCTAACGGTTGGGCTATGATTTCGTTGTGGAATTTCACGTAGTGAACATTCCGCCCGAAATCCAACCTTAGCTTAAAAGTAAGGATTTCCGTTTAGGAAATCCGACCACAATGAATTATAGCCAGTGTTGTACACAGTTCTTATTTCCATTTATTCATAAGTGAAGTGAATCCCGCTAGAATTCCGTCATGAAATTTTCCGTCTTTGAATTTCGGAATTATGTCTTCATTAATCACTGTTTGGCAAATTGAGTCTGTCAAGACTTTTTCTGTTCCAAGTCCAGTCGAAATTCCTACATTCCTTTTGCTCATGTCCAAAATTATCATCAATCCATTATCCTTTTCTTTTTTCCCAACTCCCAACCGATTTCCGATATCTTTTCCAAACTCCAAAATGTCCTCATATGGCTCAATATTTTCCATCACGACTAATATGCATTCGCGAGTAGTTCTTTTCTCGTAGTCCCTCAGAAATGTGTCAAGTTCAGCTATTTCCTGCTCGTTTAATAAGTCCGAATAATCGTTGACATATGAAATGGGTTGTTTGCCATAGAGTTTAGTTGTGTTTAATTCTTGGGTTTGCTTATTCGAAGTTTTACAACCTAAAAAGGCAAGAATTAATATTAGGCTAACGATTAATTTTCTGATATGCATAGAATTGTGTACAACGGTAGGTATAACCGAAGTTACGGGTTTAAAGTTAATGTTTTTCGGCTTATCACAGACTTTAGCAATTGTGGGTGGATTCGGACGTAGTCGAATCCGCCGTAATTGCGGTTATACATTGTTGTGTGTAGTTTTTATTCATATTCCGATTTATGAAATTCCAATATTTTGTCAGTCAAACGATTTATTTCTTTTTTCTCTTTTAGTTTAAAATCCGCAAAGAATATCAGTCCGAAAATGGTCAACGCGATTGGCAAAATCCAATTTCCTTTAATCAGAGAAGCTATTATAGTCAGAATTCCAAGTCCGAGTAAAACTTTAGCTAAAATATTCATTGGTGACTTAAAGTCAAATTTCAAATCGTAATTCCCTCTGTCATTCACAATTCCGATTATTCTATGATTGTTAGGAAAACGATTCCGCATTAATTCGAACTTTTCAGTTCCGACAGATCCATTGTAAAATCCGTTCACAATTAGCTTGTTCAGAATCTTTAAATTTTTGTCACTTTTGGTTATCGTTTGCTTCATTGCTCAAATTACACACAACGGTAGGTATAACCGTCAGTTACGGTTTTAAAGTTAATAATTTTCGGTTAAGAACTGGCGTTAGCAATTCCGAGTGGATTCGGACGTAGTCGAATCCGCCGTAATTGCGGTTATACATTGTTAGCTTTTAGTGCTTATTTTTAATTGGTATTTCAATTCCGTTGTGATTTTCATTCTACGTTTGAGTGTGAATTTAGATTTTTGTTTTTCCAATAATTAATTTGAATTTTGGCTGTTGCTATTGTTGAGCCTATCATTAAAAAGTAAATCATAATATGCTTTTTCTGAAAAAAACTTTCTGAAAATATATCAGTTATGCTTAATGTCAACAAAAATATTCCTACAAACCACAATAGTGTAAATAAAATTAAATTCTTTCTTGTTGGATTTTTCACAAAATTTCTTTTAACTGTTTCCATTTGTTTATTTTTTTGTCGTCTGTTTTTCTTAATTAAAAAGTCCTTTTCTGTTTCAGGATTCTGTTTTCGCAAACTTGCTAATGCATTAAAGCTAACGGTAGGTATAACCGAAGTTACGGGATTAAAGTTAATGTTTTTCGGCTTGTCACAGACATTAGCAATTCCGAGTGGATTCGGACGTAGTCGAATCCGCCGTAATTGCGGTTATACATTGTTAGCTACAGTTTTTTTGTTTTTCAAACTAATTATATTTCGGATAATCATAATTACAAAACTTAAGTTCCATAAGTAAAATCCAATTTCATATCCTGTTATTTCTCCATAGTGTCCTGCTTCATTTATTATTATTTCATCAAAAAATAAAAAACTCATTCCAAAAGATAAAGCAATAATGCTCATTACTAAAGAAATTTTAGTTTTTTTAAATGTCAACCACGAAATTAAGATTAATGGATTTGCGAGCCAAGATATACAAGCTCCTCCAATAAAAACTCCAAATATTCCAGAAATTAAAACAGCCAATCCACTCCAATTTTCTCCGCAATTACCATTCGTACAATAATTTTTTTGGCTACAAGCGATAATGAAAATTAATATACTAATCAATAATAAAATATTTGGATTTTTCAGTTTCAAATTCAGTTCAGTTTTATTTTTAAATATGAGTAAGTAATTGTAGCTAACGGTTTGTGTATGATTAGTTGCGGACTTTTCCAACGGAAAATGTCCGTCTGACTCTAAAGATAATTGATTGCAGGAATTTCCAAGTGGAAATTCCGCCCGTAATTAATTATACACCGTGTTAGGCACAGTCTTTTATTTATTTTTCCGTCTCTGTTTTCGTTCCATTTTTCTTGTGTCTCGTTTTTTAAGTCGGATTGCTTTCTTGTCCCTTTTCGCTTGGTCATTTTCTGTCAGAAAGTGAATGGCTAATAATATTTGAATCCCTCTGTTGTCCAAATCCGTTCCGTCCGGAAAATTATGTAAAGTGTACAATATTTCGTCCGTTGGTGTGAAGCGACCAACCAATTCTAATTTATCCCCATACCCTTCCAAAGAAGGATTTGATTCCGCTAAAAAGTTAACAAATCCAATGAATTTTTTGTTCTGACTGAAACAAATGCTTTTATATTCATATTTCGGTTCAATTGTTCTCCAAGTCTTGCAAAGACTCCAAATTTTCTTAAAGGTTGAATCAGATATTTTTGAGTATAGTTTTTTCTGTTTTCTCCAACTAATTTTCTTTTCAAGGTAATTTTGTTTCCAGTCCACTAAGTCCTCTTTAGATTCGGCAATACAGGACCCAAATTTTGTCCAGTCCGCATTTCCGCAAAGTTCCGCTTGAAAAAAGTCAGTAACTAGATTCAAGTCCTTAATCTCAGATTTTGAAAAGAAATCACTTAAGTCCGTTTGTTCCTTTTGTCCGAAGGAAAAGAAGCATAAATTTAAGAGTAGGACTAGAAGTATATTTTTCAGCATAGGATTGTGCCTAACGGTAGGTATAACCGAAGTTACGGGATTAAAGTTAATGTTTTTCGGCTTATCACAGACTTTAGCAATTGTGAGTGGATTCGGACGTAGTCGAATCCGCCGTAATTGCGGTTATACATTGTTACCCATAGGCATTTTTTAATTATTTCAGTTGGAAATGTATGTGGTCATCGTGTCTAACTGCTTGACATCCGTGAAATCGTACTTTTCCATTGTTCAAATTCAATCGAGTTTTTAAATGTGGCTCGATGAACAATTTACCAATATTTTTTTGTTTTAAAATCAATTCTGCTAATTGTCGAGTTCCTTTTTCGGAAAACTCAATGTCTTTGTTTATTGTGCCTAAAGTCAGATATTTTGGAAAATCATATTGCCAATTTCCATTTTTCTTACAAACAGCGTTTTGGTCATATTCTTTTTCGGTTGGCATTTCATAAACACCATATCCACTAACTGATGGTTTTTTATTAGTCAATTGTCCGTTGTCATTCTCGTAAATCAGAGAAACGTCAATTTTCTTTCCGTCGTTATGGCTCAAATGTGGCAGAAGTGGAAATTTGTTTATGAATGGGAAGTTAGCATCAAGGTAAACCATTTTTATTCCTGCATTTAGTCTCTCAAATTTGGTTGCTATTTGTCCAATTGATTTGTTCAATTCAGGTCTTACATAGTTTCTATTCGCAAGTTTATAAAAGAAAGAACGAGCTTTTAAAAATTCCGTTTCTTTTATTTTTTCACGTCCGAAAATAGGTGCGATATTTGGAACGATTAAAAATGTTGCGAGTAAATATAGAACTGCGAAAATTCCAATCCGTTTCAATCGTTTCTTTTCCGCACTTTTCTTAATCAACAAAATTGCAATCAAATATATTATTCCACCTATTTGAGTTACAACAGTCAAAAAAGTGATAATTATTATGTGAAGCAGTATTTTCAATGGTTGGTTCAGCTTATGGGTAACGTTTCGGCTATGGTTAGTGCGCTGCAAGAAGTCGTAGACGTCGGGCTGTTCACAAGCGAAACCTTTTGTTTTGCTTGTAAATTTAAGTAATACAAGGAAATAAAAAAGGTTTTGCGACATTCAAATACAAAACCTCTATCGAAAAGGCCAAGCCTTGCGTATTAATTATAGCCCTTGTTGTCATTAGTTAATTTTTTTCCATTACTAAATTCAACAATTGTTTTAGTTCCGTCATCATTGAAACATATTTGACGTCCATTTTTCTTTCCATTTAGATATTCACAACTGTAAAATAATAAACCATTTCTTCTTTGCTCAATTAATTTACGTTTCCCTTTATCATCAAAATATTTAGTTTCTTCAACATCAGAAAAGTAACGAAGTTGTTTTAATTCTTTATATGGTTTTTGTGGGTCATATATTATTTCACGCAGAAGTCCTTTATCTTTTTTTCTCGCGTATATTTTTTGACTTAATATAACACCTTTATCATATTCTAATTCGTATGAAATTTGACCATTTTTCTTTTTAATTTGAGCAATTCCAGAGAATAATTTTTCATCATTATATTTATATGCTAAATTATTCTCAAGATATATATCTTCATAATCGATTAATTGTTGTGAACTCAATCTAGAAAGATAGAATAAACTCAAAAATAATATTAGCACTAGATTTTTTTTCATAATTAATGACAACGGTAGGTATAACCGAAGTTACGGGATTAAAGTTAATGTTTTTCGGCTTATCACAGGCTTTAGCAATTCCGAGTGGATTCGGACGTAGTCGAATCCGCCGTAATTG carries:
- a CDS encoding TPM domain-containing protein, coding for MHIRKLIVSLILILAFLGCKTSNKQTQELNTTKLYGKQPISYVNDYSDLLNEQEIAELDTFLRDYEKRTTRECILVVMENIEPYEDILEFGKDIGNRLGVGKKEKDNGLMIILDMSKRNVGISTGLGTEKVLTDSICQTVINEDIIPKFKDGKFHDGILAGFTSLMNKWK